From Callospermophilus lateralis isolate mCalLat2 unplaced genomic scaffold, mCalLat2.hap1 Scaffold_127, whole genome shotgun sequence, a single genomic window includes:
- the LOC143387309 gene encoding LOW QUALITY PROTEIN: L-lactate dehydrogenase A-like 6B (The sequence of the model RefSeq protein was modified relative to this genomic sequence to represent the inferred CDS: substituted 1 base at 1 genomic stop codon) produces MATVKGDLFKNLAPEERVHHTKVSIIGSRSMGVACALSILLKGLSDELARVDVNEARLKGETMDLQQGSGFAKLPSIVCSRDYLVTANSSLVIITAGACKEKGETRLDLVQQNVAIFRLMISSVVQYSPLCKLIVVSNPVDILTYVAWKFSAFPKSRIIGSGCNLDTARFRFLIGEKLGIHSESCHGWVLGEHEDSSVPMWSAVNIAGVLLKDLNTAIGTRKDPEQWENVHXEVVKSAYEIIKMKGYTSWAIGLSVADLTESILKNLRRVHPVSTIIKGLYGINEEVFLSVPCVLGENGITDIIKIKMTPEEEARLKKSAKTLWGIQKELKL; encoded by the coding sequence ATGGCAACCGTGAAGGGGGACCTCTTCAAGAATTTGGCTCCCGAGGAGCGCGTCCACCACACCAAGGTGTCCATTATAGGGAGCCGGTCGATGGGCGTGGCCTGCGCCTTAAGCATCTTGCTGAAAGGCCTGAGCGACGAGCTTGCCCGCGTGGATGTTAACGAAGCCAGGCTGAAGGGCGAGACCATGGACCTTCAGCAAGGCAGCGGCTTCGCGAAGCTGCCCAGCATCGTGTGCAGCAGAGACTACCTGGTCACCGCCAACTCCAGCCTGGTGATTATCACGGCAGGGGCGTGCAAGGAGAAGGGGGAAACCCGCCTCGACTTAGTCCAGCAGAATGTGGCCATCTTTAGATTGATGATTTCCAGTGTCGTCCAGTACAGCCCCCTCTGCAAACTGATCGTGGTTTCCAACCCAGTGGATATCTTGACCTACGTAGCCTGGAAGTTCAGTGCGTTTCCCAAAAGCCGCATTATTGGAAGTGGCTGTAATCTGGATACTGCTCGTTTCCGTTTTTTGATTGGAGAAAAGCTTGGTATCCACTCCGAAAGCTGTCATGGGTGGGTCCTTGGAGAACATGAAGACTCAAGTGTTCCCATGTGGAGTGCAGTGAACATCGCTGGTGTCCTTCTAAAAGATCTGAACACAGCTATAGGTACTAGGAAGGACCCTGAGCAGTGGGAAAATGTCCACTAAGAAGTAGTTAAAAGTGCCTATGAGATTATTAAAATGAAAGGTTATACTTCATGGGCCATTGGCCTATCTGTAGCTGATTTAACAGAAAGTATCTTGAAGAATCTCAGGAGAGTGCATCCAGTTTCCACCATTATTAAAGGTCTTTATGGAATAAATGAAGAAGTATTCCTCAGTGTTCCTTGTGTCCTAGGAGAAAATGGTATAACAGACATTATAAAGATAAAGATGACCCCTGAAGAGGAGGCCCGCTTGAAAAAGAGTGCAAAAACTCTTTGGGGAATTCAGAAGGAGCTCAAGCTTTGA